In Thermococcus sp. 21S7, one DNA window encodes the following:
- a CDS encoding inorganic phosphate transporter: MITALFMAWAIGANDSAKAVGTAVGSGVLGFKRAVLLIGIFTTLGVFLGGSGVSGTVSGLAEGMSAGEVGLVLFSAASAVTLASLWGRPISTTQSIIGGLVGASLALGLPVDWWTVGRIASAWVLSPIVAALFAVAVYRLYKPLLRRIKCLRNLELTQKWLVFTAAAFSAFNLGANELSNVAGLMEGLGIDGPFKLLLALTLTMGALTFSYDVMMTVGRDISPLGPTSAFSSQFGASLAVSSANLIGLPVSSGQAIVGAISGLGLYKGEHVNLKLLVGIVKGWVIAPVFAGAISYVLITFLA; the protein is encoded by the coding sequence ATGATAACGGCGCTCTTCATGGCGTGGGCGATAGGTGCAAACGACAGTGCAAAGGCCGTCGGAACGGCCGTTGGTTCGGGTGTACTGGGCTTCAAGAGAGCCGTGCTCCTCATAGGGATATTCACCACTCTGGGCGTTTTTCTTGGAGGTTCCGGCGTTTCCGGAACGGTCTCCGGGCTAGCCGAGGGCATGTCCGCGGGCGAGGTCGGACTCGTCCTCTTCAGCGCGGCCTCTGCCGTAACCCTCGCGAGCCTCTGGGGAAGGCCCATCTCAACGACCCAGTCCATAATAGGCGGTCTCGTCGGGGCTTCCCTCGCCCTCGGACTGCCGGTTGACTGGTGGACGGTTGGCAGAATAGCATCGGCGTGGGTTCTCTCACCCATTGTTGCCGCGCTCTTTGCGGTGGCTGTCTACAGGCTCTACAAGCCCCTGCTGAGAAGGATAAAGTGTCTGCGGAACCTTGAGCTGACCCAGAAGTGGCTCGTCTTCACCGCGGCGGCCTTTTCGGCCTTCAACCTCGGCGCCAACGAGCTCTCCAACGTCGCCGGGCTGATGGAAGGCCTCGGAATAGACGGTCCTTTTAAGCTCCTCCTGGCGCTTACCCTAACCATGGGAGCGCTGACCTTCAGCTACGACGTGATGATGACTGTTGGAAGGGACATCTCGCCCCTCGGGCCAACCTCGGCCTTTTCGAGCCAGTTCGGGGCATCTTTGGCCGTCAGCTCGGCCAACCTGATAGGCCTTCCCGTCAGCTCGGGTCAGGCCATAGTTGGGGCCATAAGCGGCCTGGGCCTCTACAAGGGCGAGCACGTGAACCTCAAACTCCTTGTGGGAATCGTGAAGGGCTGGGTAATAGCGCCGGTTTTCGCAGGTGCAATATCCTACGTTCTCATAACGTTCTTAGCTTAG
- a CDS encoding DEAD/DEAH box helicase, protein MSEERIRYAEREYTDEEIFEILTEPVREWFRRKFGTFTPPQRYAVVEIHRGENVLISSPTGSGKTLSAFLAAINELILLAKAGKLEDKIYVLYVSPLRALNNDIKRNLEGPLAEINEVAKELGYEIPDIRVGIRTSDTSSYEKSKMVKKPPHILITTPESLAIALNAPKFRERLKTVKYLIIDEVHSLAENKRGTHLALSVERLASWSEKEFVRIGLSATIHPLDEVAKFVFGFDDDGKPRPGLIVDVSFAKETKIWVESVVDDLVYTDAGTLSNALYSRLAELIREHRTTLIFTNTRSGAERVAYNLKKRYPEFEGLIEAHHSSLSREVRLDVEEKLKRGELKAVVCVPGHSKLFTSKGIMRIDSVGDGERIVGIEDSKGRLVRFEGTHRIKYNSTGVKLRTRLGFEVEATREHKFLTIKDGKLTWIEAEKLKPGDYVGVLRRLPSPDEEVSIFEILPDSAYLHLRIEFLRELKKNIRAKFGSIKEFTRRLNMSESHLSKQLRGEYPFGWSKLKLILSEVGMTIEENDVEKITSDKNSYELPKKFTPGLARLLGFWLADGSWKGGTITLFSSDLKMLKRYAELVKEEFGIEGSIRKQNESTYSLELSFNVLLHIFKELVGEDGKKSTNGRFPEILYRLPREHKIQFLSGYFDGDGYLEIKEGRRVYSAGFVTFNSEFAEGMRNLLLQLGIVASIRRRHHNERQFFRGREIRKKGTSYTVAVLGGEYLREFGELIKPWRPKLEKIKELTDGGYSNSDVIPGAGNRLRRIREALGISSYRLQKMGVYNPMKVELGTREISRRNLVKLLDFYGKVAREKDVDSVIPEIEELRKLAEGDVFFDRVESVESVFISEAYGILNSETGNYTVNGFVSKNSSTSLELGIDIGTIDLVILIGSPKSVNRALQRIGRAGHRLHDISKGVILALDRDDLIEVTVLAHNARNRRLDRIRIPKNPLDVLVQHLLGMALNQVWNVEDAYRLVRRAYPYRDLSFEDFMSVLRYLAGEYAGLEERKVYAKIWLEDGKFGKRGKMTRAIYYMNTGTIPDEAKIRVYTMDKQMIGTVEEEFAERLMPGDIFVLAGRTYEFVKSRGNKIYVIPREGAKPTIPAWFSEMLPLSFDLALDLQRFRREVASLMGNHRAKSLLMRKYGIDERAAKAILTYFREQAKYSTVPDDETVLVEEVLGEKRNRYFFHTLIGRRANDALSRAFAYLVSKRKNCNVGIAINDNGFALLLPPEKRLSEEEIRALFEIEELREVLKKALDNTELLKRRFRHVANRGLLILRRYVGRSKRLGRQQVMAVALLKVLKENHPDFPLLKEVYREIMEDKMDVESAELFLGWVREGRIRVVIEHNELPSPFAFNLEVIGSSDVVLMEDRREMIKQLHRKIMAMIDASG, encoded by the coding sequence ATGAGCGAGGAAAGGATACGCTACGCCGAGAGGGAATACACGGATGAGGAGATATTCGAGATACTCACCGAGCCGGTTAGGGAGTGGTTTAGGAGGAAGTTTGGAACCTTCACCCCTCCCCAGCGCTACGCGGTTGTTGAAATCCACAGGGGTGAGAACGTGCTCATATCCTCTCCAACAGGTTCTGGAAAGACGCTCTCGGCGTTTCTCGCGGCCATAAACGAGCTGATACTTTTGGCCAAGGCCGGAAAGCTTGAGGATAAAATCTACGTGCTCTACGTCTCCCCCCTGAGGGCGCTCAACAACGACATCAAGAGGAACCTTGAGGGGCCTCTGGCCGAGATAAACGAGGTGGCAAAGGAGCTTGGCTATGAGATTCCGGACATAAGGGTGGGCATAAGGACGAGCGACACATCGAGCTACGAGAAGAGCAAGATGGTGAAAAAGCCGCCGCATATACTTATCACAACCCCCGAGAGCCTCGCCATAGCCCTGAACGCCCCCAAGTTCCGCGAGAGGCTCAAGACGGTCAAATACCTCATCATAGACGAGGTTCACTCGTTGGCGGAGAACAAGAGGGGAACCCACCTCGCGCTCAGCGTCGAGAGGCTCGCCAGCTGGTCGGAGAAAGAGTTTGTGAGGATAGGCCTGAGCGCGACGATACACCCCTTGGACGAGGTCGCGAAGTTCGTCTTCGGTTTTGACGACGATGGGAAGCCGAGGCCTGGCCTGATAGTTGACGTCAGCTTCGCCAAAGAGACGAAGATATGGGTCGAGAGCGTGGTTGACGACCTCGTTTATACGGACGCCGGGACGCTCAGCAATGCCCTGTACAGCCGCTTAGCGGAGCTCATCAGGGAGCACAGGACAACGCTCATATTCACAAACACGAGGAGCGGGGCTGAGAGGGTCGCCTACAATCTGAAAAAGCGGTATCCGGAGTTCGAAGGGCTGATAGAGGCACATCACTCAAGCCTTTCGAGGGAGGTTCGGCTGGACGTCGAGGAGAAGCTCAAGAGGGGAGAGCTTAAGGCGGTTGTGTGCGTCCCGGGCCATTCTAAACTCTTCACCTCGAAAGGAATCATGAGAATAGACAGCGTTGGGGACGGCGAGAGGATCGTTGGGATTGAGGACTCTAAAGGGAGATTGGTAAGATTCGAGGGAACCCATCGGATTAAATACAACTCAACGGGGGTCAAGCTCAGGACAAGGCTGGGATTTGAAGTTGAAGCCACACGGGAACATAAGTTTCTGACGATAAAGGACGGAAAGCTCACTTGGATTGAGGCGGAGAAGCTAAAACCCGGAGACTACGTTGGGGTTCTGCGCAGGTTACCAAGTCCCGATGAAGAAGTGTCCATTTTTGAAATCCTTCCAGACTCCGCTTATCTACATCTACGGATCGAATTTCTAAGGGAGTTAAAGAAGAACATTCGGGCTAAATTTGGCTCGATTAAAGAATTCACAAGAAGACTGAACATGAGTGAGAGTCACCTATCAAAGCAACTTAGGGGAGAATACCCCTTTGGCTGGAGTAAATTAAAGCTGATTCTCAGCGAAGTCGGCATGACCATTGAAGAAAACGATGTGGAGAAAATAACCTCAGACAAGAACAGCTACGAACTGCCCAAGAAGTTCACACCGGGACTGGCCAGATTGCTAGGTTTTTGGCTTGCTGACGGTTCGTGGAAGGGTGGCACAATAACACTGTTCTCCAGCGATTTGAAGATGCTTAAGCGTTATGCAGAGCTCGTCAAGGAGGAGTTTGGAATCGAGGGGAGCATAAGAAAGCAAAACGAGAGCACGTACTCCCTTGAGCTCTCATTTAACGTGCTTCTTCACATCTTCAAGGAACTCGTGGGGGAAGATGGTAAGAAATCCACCAATGGCAGATTTCCGGAAATACTCTACCGCCTTCCAAGGGAGCACAAGATTCAGTTTCTCTCCGGCTACTTCGATGGTGACGGATACCTTGAGATAAAAGAGGGCCGGCGTGTGTATTCGGCGGGCTTCGTTACGTTCAACTCCGAGTTCGCCGAAGGGATGCGCAATCTCTTGCTCCAGCTCGGAATCGTTGCGTCCATCAGGAGGAGGCACCACAATGAACGGCAGTTCTTCAGGGGGAGGGAGATAAGAAAAAAGGGTACATCCTACACCGTTGCCGTCTTGGGGGGTGAATATCTCAGGGAATTTGGGGAGCTAATAAAGCCCTGGCGTCCCAAACTTGAGAAAATAAAGGAGCTCACCGACGGTGGATACTCAAATTCAGATGTAATTCCTGGAGCTGGCAATCGTCTGAGGAGGATAAGGGAAGCGCTTGGCATCAGCTCTTACAGACTTCAAAAGATGGGAGTCTACAATCCCATGAAAGTCGAACTCGGAACCCGTGAAATCAGCAGGAGAAACCTAGTGAAACTGCTCGATTTTTACGGGAAGGTGGCCAGAGAGAAGGACGTGGACAGTGTCATTCCCGAGATTGAGGAGCTTCGAAAACTCGCTGAAGGGGACGTTTTCTTCGACAGGGTTGAATCTGTCGAATCAGTCTTCATCTCCGAGGCATACGGCATCTTGAACTCTGAAACCGGAAACTACACCGTTAATGGCTTTGTCTCGAAAAACAGCTCAACCAGCCTTGAGCTTGGAATTGACATCGGTACAATTGACCTTGTAATTCTTATCGGTTCGCCAAAGAGCGTCAACAGGGCTCTGCAGCGTATAGGGCGCGCCGGCCACAGACTTCACGACATCAGCAAGGGGGTAATCCTCGCCCTTGACCGCGACGACCTGATCGAGGTTACGGTCTTAGCTCACAACGCGAGGAACAGAAGGCTCGACAGGATAAGGATTCCCAAGAATCCCCTCGATGTTCTCGTCCAGCATCTCCTCGGGATGGCTCTCAATCAGGTGTGGAATGTTGAAGACGCATACAGGCTCGTGAGGCGCGCTTATCCGTACCGTGACCTGTCCTTTGAAGACTTCATGAGCGTTCTCCGCTATCTCGCCGGGGAGTACGCTGGGCTGGAGGAGAGGAAGGTTTACGCCAAGATATGGCTGGAGGACGGGAAGTTCGGAAAGCGCGGCAAGATGACGAGAGCCATCTACTACATGAATACCGGCACGATACCTGACGAGGCAAAGATAAGGGTTTACACCATGGACAAGCAGATGATTGGAACGGTTGAGGAAGAGTTCGCCGAAAGGCTGATGCCCGGCGACATCTTCGTCTTGGCGGGCAGAACCTACGAATTCGTTAAGAGCAGGGGCAATAAAATTTACGTAATCCCCCGCGAGGGGGCGAAGCCGACCATTCCAGCATGGTTTTCGGAGATGCTTCCGCTCAGCTTCGACCTTGCCCTCGACTTGCAGCGCTTTAGGAGAGAGGTTGCCAGCTTAATGGGCAACCACCGCGCCAAGAGCCTGCTCATGAGAAAGTACGGCATAGACGAGAGGGCCGCTAAGGCGATTTTGACTTATTTCCGCGAGCAGGCGAAGTATTCAACGGTTCCGGACGACGAGACGGTTCTCGTCGAGGAAGTCCTCGGGGAGAAGCGCAACCGCTACTTCTTCCACACCCTCATCGGAAGGCGCGCGAACGACGCCTTAAGTAGGGCCTTCGCCTACCTCGTGAGCAAGCGGAAGAACTGCAACGTCGGGATAGCGATAAACGACAACGGCTTCGCCCTGCTCCTTCCGCCCGAGAAGAGGTTGAGCGAGGAGGAGATAAGGGCGCTCTTTGAAATCGAAGAGCTCCGCGAGGTTCTTAAGAAGGCCCTCGACAACACGGAGCTCCTCAAGAGGCGCTTCAGGCACGTTGCGAACAGGGGGCTTTTAATACTGAGAAGGTATGTAGGCAGAAGCAAGCGCCTCGGCAGACAGCAGGTCATGGCCGTTGCACTCCTCAAAGTGCTCAAGGAGAATCATCCGGACTTTCCACTGCTCAAGGAGGTTTACCGTGAGATAATGGAGGACAAGATGGACGTGGAAAGCGCCGAACTCTTCCTCGGCTGGGTCAGGG
- a CDS encoding glycosyltransferase family 2 protein: MNPLLLGLVVILLWDGYFFFNYIISLFRDYRIREWKPRVSIIIPAYNEGRRVLNAIESALAQEYPDFEVIVVDDGSEDDTFEAASSVKNAKLKVYRVEHGGKAKALNFGLSKASGEVVVTTDADSRLEPDAVKELVRRFYSDEVLGVGGQVRVSGGSFLEMAQDAEHLRIAMFRRAKELDDLSLAPGPIAAFRREALERIGGFVEDIVEDYATTKAVKKFGKVVYAPRARVWTKMPKSLAVLWRQRKRWFLGDLKNLGGGFTKDLAFLLLSDVVALFDVIVPPLLLLTGQFEFFVLWWFFETFTMLLPTLFEGGRLINALLFPVIVWFWAAFYLTLHIYGYLSVLLGKV; the protein is encoded by the coding sequence ATGAACCCGCTCCTCCTCGGTCTCGTCGTCATCCTCCTCTGGGACGGCTACTTTTTCTTCAATTACATAATTAGTCTTTTCCGTGATTACAGAATTCGGGAATGGAAGCCCAGAGTCTCCATTATAATCCCCGCCTACAACGAGGGAAGGAGGGTTCTTAACGCCATCGAATCCGCCCTTGCCCAGGAGTACCCCGACTTTGAGGTCATAGTGGTCGATGACGGGAGCGAGGATGACACCTTTGAGGCCGCTTCATCTGTCAAAAACGCCAAGTTGAAGGTTTACAGGGTGGAGCACGGCGGAAAGGCGAAGGCTTTGAACTTCGGCCTCTCGAAGGCTTCCGGCGAGGTTGTAGTGACGACCGACGCAGACAGCCGTCTCGAACCCGATGCGGTTAAGGAGCTCGTGAGACGCTTCTACTCGGATGAAGTCCTCGGAGTCGGCGGCCAGGTCCGCGTCTCCGGAGGCTCTTTCCTTGAGATGGCGCAGGACGCGGAGCACCTCAGGATAGCCATGTTCCGCAGGGCCAAGGAGCTGGACGACCTGAGCCTCGCCCCCGGCCCGATAGCGGCCTTCCGCAGGGAGGCCCTTGAAAGAATCGGAGGCTTCGTTGAGGATATCGTCGAGGACTACGCAACCACAAAGGCCGTTAAGAAGTTTGGGAAAGTTGTTTACGCTCCCCGCGCGAGGGTATGGACGAAGATGCCCAAGAGCCTTGCCGTGCTCTGGCGCCAGAGGAAGCGCTGGTTTCTCGGCGACCTGAAAAACCTCGGGGGAGGCTTCACGAAGGATTTGGCCTTTCTGCTCCTCTCCGATGTTGTGGCGCTTTTCGATGTGATAGTTCCCCCGCTTCTCCTTCTCACCGGCCAGTTTGAATTCTTCGTCCTCTGGTGGTTCTTCGAGACCTTCACGATGCTTTTACCGACCCTCTTCGAGGGCGGAAGGCTGATAAACGCGCTCCTGTTTCCGGTTATAGTCTGGTTCTGGGCGGCCTTTTACCTCACCCTCCACATCTACGGCTATCTCTCGGTGCTCCTCGGGAAGGTATGA